The nucleotide sequence TGGACAATCTTGCCGTGGAAAGATCCTTATCCAGCCATTCTTCTTCTTGTTTTCTAGTCAATACCACTGGTGCACGATGGTGGCCTATACGTTGTGTAAGCCTGTTAGCAGCCGTGGTCACTATGGCAACGGTATGATGCTGCTCACCAGTTAAGGGATGTTGCCATACATCATAGATGCCAGCTAGTGCAAATGGCCCACGATCCTTATTAGGGTAAACCAGATGTGGTTTGTTGAGTTTTTCCAGTTTAGGACCTTCAATGAATGCATCTACAAGTACAAGGCATCGTTGTGACTTGATGGCGTGTCTAAACATAGGCTTCTGGAAGATACCTGCCGGTCCATCATAGTTGGGATCGTTGTTGGGGTTGTAGCTTCCTTCTGCCCTGGCATTGATCATGTAGGTTTGCTTGTGTGCCCAGTGTGGCGTAAAACCTAAGGTGAACATCTGTATGTGGTTGGGTCTTGCACTGGTGATTACCGGTATTTTATTGCCGGCACTTATGTTCACATTTTCTGATAGTTGTTCCGCTTTCGCGAAAGCGGCATTAAAACGCTGCTCCAACAACGCTGCTGGTGTTATAACTGATGCTCTTCCACACATAACTTTAGGTTTTGGAAATATTCCTAGGAATAGTTCTGTTTACACTTCAAAAGTATGGAATAATTCCTAATATATGGAAATATTCCAGTGTTAAAATTGGAATAATTCCCAAAAGGAGTATATTTGAATTATGGGACAAGATATTTCTATAGAGGCACAGCGCTTCAAAATGGTACGTGAAGGCCTAGGTAAAACGCAGGCCGAGTTTGCACAAATGCTAGATGCGGGATCATCCACGGCAGACATTGAACGTGGTAAAAAGAAGATCACGGGTAAGATCGTGACCGAGCTGTTACGCCAGTTCAACATCAACCCTTTATGGTTGTATGGAAATAGTTATAACAAGCATCTGGAAACCAGCCAAAGCACGGCTCCCAAAATCATCACCATGGATGTAAGTGAGCGAGAGAATATGATTATGGTGCCTATCAAGGCTAGTGCTGGTTATGCCAATAATCTACAGGATACGGACTGGTTCAATGAGTTGCCGGCTTTTAATATACCGTTACCACAATATAGAGAAGGAAGTTACCGCGCATTCCAGGTAAAGGGCGATAGCATGTTGCCCGTTTTACAGCCTAATGAATGGGTGATGGGTCGTGCGGTAGAAAGCTTACGCCAGGCAAACGACGGTAAGATCCATGTCGTTGTTACCAGTGACACTGTCGTTGTAAAGAAGTTGCGTAAAGATTCACAAGAGCGCGTGATGCTTATTTCCCTGAACAATGAATATCCTATTATCGAGCAGGACGTGGCAGAGATATCTGAACTTTGGGAAGTCAATTCAAAATTGAGTTTTGACCTGGATGTTCATGAAGGCCAAGAGGCGATGATATCGCTCAAACAAGGACTCGATAGTTTAAGAGACGAGATTGCAAGCATAAAAAAAGGAACCTGATTAGGTTCCTTTTTTATGATGTATGATTTAATTTAATCTGGATCACTAGGTGTAGGGTTTGTGTCGTAGCCATCATCGCTGCTATCATCTGCATCTGGTGCTAATGTTTCTACCTCGATTTCTTTTTCTTCACGACAGCTGTTCAATGCCGGTGCAAGTATCGCGCATAATGCGCAAGCAATAAATAGTCTTTTCATGGTTTTTAATTTTGTGCGTCGTACTCGTCGCGGTTTTTTATTTCTAGTAATTGGAAAGCTTTGTTTATTTTAAATATAACTCAGCTTGATAATCGATCACTATAGTGATCAAACCCAACAATGCTAAATATAAATTATTGTAGGGCAAACCAATGGTAACAAAAGCAAAAAAGCCGTCTCGAGAGACAGCTTTTCTATAGGGATTATAAAAACACGTGGTTTTTACATGTCGTCTGCTGCATCTTCTAGATCATCAGCGCGATCGTCCATTGCATCTTCAACTTCTTCAGCTTGCTCATCTAATTCGTCAGCACGCTCTTCCATTGCCTCTTCTACATCGTCTGCAGCATCTTCCATGTCGTCAGACATTTGCTCCATTTTTTCTTCTGCACTATCTGCCTCATCTCTACAAGAAGTAGTGAATAATGCCACTGTGAATAGTGCAATGAAGAGTAAGTTTAATTTTTTCATAATAAAAAAGTTTTTGGTTAAGGGGTAAATATAAAATATTGTGACGTTTTACAGGGTTTTTGTTAAATTAAAAAAGCTGTCTTTTTGGGACAGCTTTTAAGTATGAGATAACAAACGCTTAATTAAGCAGCGTCATCGTTTCCTTCTACTTCGTCTTCAACTTCTTGAGCGCCATCTTCAACAGCGTCCTCTACATCTTCTGCAGCATCTTCCATATCTTCACCTACTTCTTCCATAGATTCTTCGATGTTAGTTTCTTCAACTGTAGTTTCTTCTCTACAAGAAGTAGTGAATAAAGCAACTGCAAAAAGAGCGATAAATAATAAGTTTAATTTTTTCATTGTAATAGTTTTTAAGTTAAATGATGATAAATATATAATTGTCGATCAAGATCACTGCCTAACGGCAATATTCTACGATCGATTAGTTATCGTCGCCTATCTCGTCGATAGCCTGATCGATTTCTTTGTTTACTTCTTGATCAGCTTTTTCTCCAGCTCTTTCAAGAATTCCGCCAGCTTCTTCAGTAGCCTCTTCTGTTTCAACTTCTACTTCTCTAACGATAGTCTCAGTTTCAGTCTCACGACAAGAGGTGAATGCAGTAGCACATGTAGCAAATACCGCTAGGGTTAATACAACTTTTTTCATGGTTGATGATTAAATGATTAAAGCGGCAAAAGTATTTTTTTTGCTCAAAACTTTTACTAATGTTCTCACAACTTATTAACAATTTAATTGTCTCATTTCTATCTTTATAGCAAAAAGTAGATGAGTTTTCATAAAATGTTTTCTTTCTTAAGAGAGCTACAAAAAAATAACAACAAGGAATGGATGGATGCACATCGCGACACCTATGAAGAAGTGCGCGACTGGTATAAATGCTGGCTCAATGAGCTGGATGCAGAACTAGGCAAAATAGACAAAGACTATCATTCTACCGAAGGCAAAAGAGCCATCAACCGTATCAACAATAATCTACTTTATCATCCCAATAAACCTATATATAAAGACCATTTTGGCGCTGGACTGGATCTATCAGAAAATGGTAAACAAGGTGATTTTTATATCCATTTAGGAACCAATGGCTCTTTTATCGCTGGCGGTTTTTACAATCCCAAAAAGGAAACCCTTGACTCAATACGCGACGCTATCGACTATAATGGTGCCGAATTCAAGAAGATCATGGCTAAAAAGTCTTTTATGCAAACCTTTGGTGAAATGATTGAAGATGAGAATAAACTCAAGACCTCGCCCAAGGGCTATTCACAAGATCATGAACACATAGATCTACTGCGACGTAAGAGTTTTGCAGTAAAACATGATGTGACTCAAAAAGAAGTCATGCAGGATGATTTCAAGGAAAAGTGTGTAGAGATATACAAGGAAATGTTGCCTTTTAGAAAATATCTCAATAAGGCCGTGACGGTTTAATCTTTTGGCTCGTACACCTTAAGAACCGCACCCATTCCGTAATTGTCATGACCAGATCTTACCAGCTTGCTGTTGGGGTTGTAAGTCAGGTCAAAAAGCTGCCAGGTTTTGTTGTTGAAAAAAATACGACGTACCCAGGTTTGCTTACCATCAATTTCATCGGTAAACGGTAAGAGTGGCCTATAGGTCGTGGACACTTTTTCCATACCGCGGCGGGTTTTGATCTCTCTATATTTTTTGGCGTCTATCAATCTTCCATCCGGATAAGTGTATCCCAACACTTGAATAGCGGCAAAAATTCCGTTTTCTGGAATTTGAATTCCCAGTTCCTCTACATCCAGTTCATGGATCTCGTCGGTTTCTTGAGTGATCACAAAAGTTTGCGCAGGATAATTGGATTGTCTAGTAGGTGAACCATCGCCGTTGACGTTGTAGAATTGCACCCTAAACATGGTAGAAAATGCTCGCAGCTTTCCCTTTTTACTGGCCTGACTTTCTTCAAGAACAACCGGTATTTGTAGGGTTTTGATCAATGTGCGGCGTCCATCCTGTCGTTCAAATTTTACCGCAATTTCAGATTCTACGGTAGGTAGCCAGCAATCAAAATAATTGTCATGAACGATCGCATCAATCTCTTCTTCCTTAAATTTTCCTTCCAGTTTTGCAAGTACCACAATCGCATCCATCTGCGCTGTTGATGGATTCATGTACAGCTCATCAACCACATTTGCTGTAGCAACCTTCAAGTCTTCATAACCTATGGATGATACTGTTAGAGAATCTACGTCTGGATATCGCTTTCGCGAAAGCGTAAACACTCCATCGCCATCTGCAAAGGTGCCTTTCCCATTACCAAAGCTGATGGTCGCAAAAGAAACCGGCTCTTTTGAAATCGAGTCCAAGAGCGTGATCTTTTGTGCGTTCGAGAGAACGGCAGTACAAAGTAAGCTAAGAAGTAATAAGTTCTTCATCAATGATTTTTAAGTGTTCGAGCACGTGATTTGTCGCGCCGGTGTTGCTATTGACCCAATGCCCACAAACCATGCCTGTTTTCTCCCTTAAAAAATCATCCTCAAATAGCTTGTTGACCGTATCTGCAAAATCCTGCGCGTTAGATATGGAGAAAAGTCCACCTAGATCTTCCAGTTTTCCAGCTTCAGGATACTTGTCATAATTCTTCCCGATCATAACAGGAACGCCAAAGGTGGCTGCCTCTAAAATATTATGCAGGCCAGAATTATCCATGGCGCCACCTACATAGGCCACATCTGCATAGCTGTATATTTTAGTGAGTAATCCTATGGTGTCTATGACAAGAACGCTCTTGTTGGAAGTCAGTAACTTCTCGTGAACTTTGGTTTCTGTCCATCGCAAGGTGTCAAAGGGCAGACTATTTTCTAACTCTGTTACCTTTTCTTCATGCACCTCATGCGGTGCGATGATCACTTTGATCTCTTTTGTCTTGTCATTCTCTACAAGCCATTTTTTCATCACCTCAATATCCTTGGGCCAGCTACTGCCTACCACAAGACAAGGCTTGCCGTTGATGAATTTTTCCAATGCTGGTATGCGATTATCTCGTTCAATAAGCTGGCTGGCGCGATCAAATCTCGTGTCGCCACTTACACTGGCGTTTTCAAAACCCAGCTTTTTGAGCTCTCTTAAGGACGATTCATTTTGCAGGAAAAAATGGTCAAAGGCTTCTAAAGAGCTGGTCATCCACGAGCCGTACCATTTATGGAAACTCATCTTTTCTCTAAAGATTCCGCTTATTAGAATGGTGGGAATTTTATGCGACTTGAGCGCATTCAAATAATTGGGCCAGAACTCATATTTGACCATTATGGCCAGCGATGGCTCGACCAGACCCATAAACTTTGAAACGTTTGACACCGCATCAATAGGCAGGTAACAAACCACATCAGCAAGTTGGGTGTTCTTTTTATTCTCGTATCCAGATGGTGAGAAAAAGGTGAGTACCACCTGATATTTCCTTCGGTTCAATTTTTCTAAGATCGGTACCACTTGTTCATATTCACCTAGAGAAGCCACGTGCACCCAGATTTTTGGTATCGTGCTCTTAACTTTGGTGTCCAGAATGTCCCAGGATCGTTCCCGACCTTGTGATCCCAGCTTCATTTTCTTGTTAAAGAAACCTGCGATGGGAAGTGCCGCTTTCGCGAAAGCGGAACCCGTATCATACAAACTTTTTAAAATAGGCATAGGCAGTAAAAATAGCATAAAATAGCCGTTGGGTGATGCGCTACTTATATCGTATTTTTACAATAATGTCGCTGTTTACAGCTGTTAATCTAGAAAATCGCATGCGCAAGATTCAAATGGTAGACCTAAAAGGTCAGTATGAAAAGATCAAACCAGAAGTTGATAAAAACGTGATGGATGTCATTGAGACGACCGCTTTTATCAATGGACCAGAGGTACACGCTTTTCAAAAAGAACTCGAGGAATATCTCAACGTGAAACACGTGATTCCATGTGCCAACGGTACCGATGCCTTGCAAATTGCCATGATGGGATTGGGGCTCAAGCCTGGCGACGAGGTTATTACTGCAGATTTTACGTTTGCTGCCACGGTAGAAGTCATTGCATTGCTACAACTCACGCCGGTTCTAGTCGACGTGAATCCTTTTGATTTCAATATCGACATAGAGGCCGTTAAACGTGCTATTACTCCTAAAACGAAAGCCATCGTACCGGTGCATTTATTTGGTTTAGCAGCAAATATGGACGAGATCATGAAGCTTGCCGAAGAAAACGATCTTTATGTCATTGAGGACAACGCTCAAGGAATAGGTGCCAATTTCATGCATTCCAACGGTTCAAAGTCCAAAACGGGAACCATAGGCCATGCAGGAACGACTTCATTTTTCCCTTCTAAGAATCTAGGTTGTTACGGCGATGGTGGTGCTATTTTTACCAATGATGATGATCTAGCGCACACCATACGTGGGATTGTCAACCATGGTATGTATGAGCGATACCACCACGATGTGGTTGGTGTCAATTCAAGACTGGATTCCATGCAGGCGGCCGTGTTGCGCATTAAGTTGCGCCACTTGAACGATTACAATGACGCGAGACGCAGTGCAGCAAGAAAATACACCGCTGCTTTTGCGCAGGAAGAAAAAATCATCACACCGCTTATTTGCGATAACTGCGATTGCCACGTGTTCCATCAATATACCTTGATCATCAAGGATGCAGATCGCGACGCACTGGTCAAGCACTTGAATGAAAAAGGGATTCCATGTGGTGTCTATTACCCAATCCCGCTACACAAACAAAAAGCGTATCAGGACGAGCGCTACAACGAGGCTGATTTCCCTGTGACGAACAAGCTGGTTCAAGAATGTATCTCGTTGCCTATGCATACAGAGCTGGATGACGAGCAGATCGCTTTTATTACTAAAACCGTTATTGACTTTGTGAATGGGTAGTTTTTTTCGCTTTCGCGTCTGCCTGCCGGCAGACGGTAAAGGAACTTATAAACAACTCTATAATTAAACTTTAAAATCCTAACATGAGACATCTATTTGCGTTTCTCTTTTCGGTAATGCTGAGTTTTACTGCGTTTGCCCAACAAACCACTACATTTATTCATGCAGGTCATTTACTGGACACAAAATCTGGTAAGTGGTTGGATGAGATGACGATCAAGGTGAGCGGTACTGAAATTACAGATGTTTCTAAAGGCTATGCCGCCATACCTCAAGATGTCAAATATTTTGATTTTAAAAACCAATGGGTACTGCCAGGCCTGACGGACATGCACGTCCACATGGAAACGGAATATAATCCACAGGCGTACATATCAAAATTTGTTGACGATCCAGCAGATGTGGCGTACAACTCGGTCGCTTTTGCAGAAACTACTTTGATGAAGGGATTTACAACCGTACGTGATTTAGGCGGTAGCGGTATCAACATTAGCTTGAGAGATGCCATCAATAAAGGAAAGCTAGTAGGTCCTAGAATCTTCACGGCTGGAAAATCCATCGCTACCACTGGCGGTCACGCAGATCCCACCAACGGTGGTAATGCAGCATTTATGGGAAATCCTGGACCACGTGAAGGAGTAGCCGATGGTGCTGACCAAGCTCGTGAAGCCGTGCGTCACCGCTATAAAAATGGTGCCGATTGCATTAAGATTACTGCTACTGGTGGCGTCTTGAGCGTCGCCAAAAATGGTAGCAATCCGCAATTTACTGTTGAAGAAATCAAAGCAATCACTAGCACCGCAGCAGATTATGGTTTTCACGTGGCGGCACATGCCCATGGTGATGAAGGAATGCGTCGCGCGGTAGAAGGTGGCGTTAAAACCATTGAGCATGGTACTTACATGAGCGAGGAAACTATGGACCTGATGAAAAAAATGAACTGTTATCTAGTTCCAACGATCACTGCCGGAAAAGAAGTCGCCATGAAAGCTGAAGAAGATGGTTTTTATCCAGACATCGTTGTGCCTAAAGCAAAAGCAGTTGGTCCGCAAATTCAGGGAACCTTCGGTCGTGCCTACAAACGTGGTGTACCTATCGTTTTTGGAACTGATGCAGGCGTGTTTAAGCACGGTAAAAACGCAATGGAGTTTGGTTATATGGTAGAAGCAGGAATGCCCGCCATGGAAGCGATTCAAAGTGCGACCATCACACCTGCGAAAATCCTACAGATGGAAGACCAGATAGGTCAAGTGCAAAAAGGCTTTTTTGCAGATATTATCGCTGTTTCAGATAATCCTGAAAAGAATGTGGCTACACTTAATGACGTCAAGTTTGTGATGAAAGACGGTGAGGTTTATAAGGATTAGTTCAAAAAAAACTTGAATATCGCAGAAAACAAGAAACGCCGCAATCCGCGGCGTTTCTTGTTTTATAAATAAATCCTTTATAAAGCTGGATGGTTCTTAAATCCTTTGTCTTTTAGATACTGCACATAATCCCGAGTATTCACGGTTGCCTTTAGATCATGCAACAAATTATAAAGACCAAAGAACGTACGGTTAATGTATAAAAAGTGCTTGCTACCACGATTACCATTCATTTTACGCAACTCTTTATCGTTACTGTATTTCTCGCTAAGCGAACTGATCTGATCCCAGAAGGATTCATCTGCAAAATTGAAGGTTTCTTCTTGAAATGGTTTGGTAAACAAACTCAACATCTCGTGAAACAACGCAGAGAAATACTTTACTTCCTTCTCGCTATCGTCCTCACGTAAAATCTCTAATTGATAAAGTTTCTGCTCAAAGATTTCAGGATTATTGATACTTGCAGGAACCGCTAGTTCAAAGTACGGCTGATAAAATTCATCTGGAATTTGCTTGATACAACCAAAGTCAATCGCAATCAACTCATTGTTTTCTGAGATCAAGAAATTCCCAGGATGTGGATCAGCATGAACTGCTTTTAGGCCGTGCATCTGGAACATATAAAAATCCCATAACGTCTGTCCCAGTTTGTTGCCAGTTTCTTGAGCAAATTCGGTTAGGGCAAATTCGCTCAAGTGCTGGCCGTTCATCCAGTCCATCGTGATGATGCGTTTACTGGATAGATCTGGGTAGTATTCAGGGAAATGTAAATGAGGTATGTGCGAGCAAGCCTCAGTTATAGCGATGCTTTGCTCAACTTCAAGATTGTAATCGGTTTCTTCTAGGAGCTTGTCTTCAACCTCGGCAAAGTATCTTTTGGAATCTTCACCCTTTAAGTTGAACATCTTGATAGCAATAGGCTTTACCATCGCAAGGTCACTACTTATGGAATCTGCAACACCAGGATACTGAATCTTAACTGCGAGCTCCTTACCGTTTTTAGTAGCTTTATGAACTTGCCCAATGCTCGCGGCATTGATGGAATCCTTAGAAAAAGTATCGTAGATCTCTTCAGGAAAAGCTCCTTGATAGCGCTTGAACGTTTTGCGTACCAGCGGTGCCGATAGTGGTGGCACACTAAACTGAGCCAGGCTAAACTTTTCTACATACGCGCCAGGCAATAAACTTTTATCCATGGACAGCATTTGTGCGACCTTGAGCGCGCTGCCCTTAAGACTCTTCAAGCCGTCATAAATATCGCTGGCATTATTTTCATCCAGCTCACTGCGATCCATGCCTGGATAAACAGCCTTCTTGGAATAATATTTAAGATAATTCCCACCTATTTTCACTCCAGTCTTCACAAGCTCTGTTGTGCGACTTATTTTGCTGGTGGGTATTTTATCTAGTGTTTTCATTGCTTGATTATGAATTCAGATCACTGAATCTTGTGCTGCTGTTGGTTGATGTTATCGCTTTCCTGTCTGCCGACAGGCAGGCGCGAAAGCGAACTTTTCTAAAATCATTTTCAACCTACAGTCAGTAATATTTAAAATTTAGCCGATGGAAATAAGTTTAGGCCATTCGCTCTTTCCACAAAAACTTTCCAAAATCAAAGACAGCATCTAGTGGTGTGTTATCAAAAACATCAAAAATGGTATTGACCGACTTCTCGATCGCCATATCTGTTTTCTCAAAACCAGCACTGTCGTCGTCCATCCAGAATTTGAGTAGGAATAACATTTGAACCCATGCACCTTCGCTATATATAGTTTCAGAGCGTTCCAAAAGGAT is from Nonlabens sp. YIK11 and encodes:
- a CDS encoding SOS response-associated peptidase, with translation MCGRASVITPAALLEQRFNAAFAKAEQLSENVNISAGNKIPVITSARPNHIQMFTLGFTPHWAHKQTYMINARAEGSYNPNNDPNYDGPAGIFQKPMFRHAIKSQRCLVLVDAFIEGPKLEKLNKPHLVYPNKDRGPFALAGIYDVWQHPLTGEQHHTVAIVTTAANRLTQRIGHHRAPVVLTRKQEEEWLDKDLSTARLSSIMKPFDDKGFNAYPISQKIKNPEQNGLELLKPIGEKLFKDYDRSLYERLKYVEEKPFTIREERLVAGDQFVLF
- a CDS encoding helix-turn-helix transcriptional regulator, with amino-acid sequence MGQDISIEAQRFKMVREGLGKTQAEFAQMLDAGSSTADIERGKKKITGKIVTELLRQFNINPLWLYGNSYNKHLETSQSTAPKIITMDVSERENMIMVPIKASAGYANNLQDTDWFNELPAFNIPLPQYREGSYRAFQVKGDSMLPVLQPNEWVMGRAVESLRQANDGKIHVVVTSDTVVVKKLRKDSQERVMLISLNNEYPIIEQDVAEISELWEVNSKLSFDLDVHEGQEAMISLKQGLDSLRDEIASIKKGT
- a CDS encoding DUF2461 domain-containing protein; the protein is MSFHKMFSFLRELQKNNNKEWMDAHRDTYEEVRDWYKCWLNELDAELGKIDKDYHSTEGKRAINRINNNLLYHPNKPIYKDHFGAGLDLSENGKQGDFYIHLGTNGSFIAGGFYNPKKETLDSIRDAIDYNGAEFKKIMAKKSFMQTFGEMIEDENKLKTSPKGYSQDHEHIDLLRRKSFAVKHDVTQKEVMQDDFKEKCVEIYKEMLPFRKYLNKAVTV
- a CDS encoding carboxypeptidase-like regulatory domain-containing protein produces the protein MKNLLLLSLLCTAVLSNAQKITLLDSISKEPVSFATISFGNGKGTFADGDGVFTLSRKRYPDVDSLTVSSIGYEDLKVATANVVDELYMNPSTAQMDAIVVLAKLEGKFKEEEIDAIVHDNYFDCWLPTVESEIAVKFERQDGRRTLIKTLQIPVVLEESQASKKGKLRAFSTMFRVQFYNVNGDGSPTRQSNYPAQTFVITQETDEIHELDVEELGIQIPENGIFAAIQVLGYTYPDGRLIDAKKYREIKTRRGMEKVSTTYRPLLPFTDEIDGKQTWVRRIFFNNKTWQLFDLTYNPNSKLVRSGHDNYGMGAVLKVYEPKD
- a CDS encoding 3-deoxy-D-manno-octulosonic acid transferase, encoding MLFLLPMPILKSLYDTGSAFAKAALPIAGFFNKKMKLGSQGRERSWDILDTKVKSTIPKIWVHVASLGEYEQVVPILEKLNRRKYQVVLTFFSPSGYENKKNTQLADVVCYLPIDAVSNVSKFMGLVEPSLAIMVKYEFWPNYLNALKSHKIPTILISGIFREKMSFHKWYGSWMTSSLEAFDHFFLQNESSLRELKKLGFENASVSGDTRFDRASQLIERDNRIPALEKFINGKPCLVVGSSWPKDIEVMKKWLVENDKTKEIKVIIAPHEVHEEKVTELENSLPFDTLRWTETKVHEKLLTSNKSVLVIDTIGLLTKIYSYADVAYVGGAMDNSGLHNILEAATFGVPVMIGKNYDKYPEAGKLEDLGGLFSISNAQDFADTVNKLFEDDFLREKTGMVCGHWVNSNTGATNHVLEHLKIIDEELITS
- a CDS encoding DegT/DnrJ/EryC1/StrS family aminotransferase, with translation MRKIQMVDLKGQYEKIKPEVDKNVMDVIETTAFINGPEVHAFQKELEEYLNVKHVIPCANGTDALQIAMMGLGLKPGDEVITADFTFAATVEVIALLQLTPVLVDVNPFDFNIDIEAVKRAITPKTKAIVPVHLFGLAANMDEIMKLAEENDLYVIEDNAQGIGANFMHSNGSKSKTGTIGHAGTTSFFPSKNLGCYGDGGAIFTNDDDLAHTIRGIVNHGMYERYHHDVVGVNSRLDSMQAAVLRIKLRHLNDYNDARRSAARKYTAAFAQEEKIITPLICDNCDCHVFHQYTLIIKDADRDALVKHLNEKGIPCGVYYPIPLHKQKAYQDERYNEADFPVTNKLVQECISLPMHTELDDEQIAFITKTVIDFVNG
- a CDS encoding metal-dependent hydrolase family protein, encoding MRHLFAFLFSVMLSFTAFAQQTTTFIHAGHLLDTKSGKWLDEMTIKVSGTEITDVSKGYAAIPQDVKYFDFKNQWVLPGLTDMHVHMETEYNPQAYISKFVDDPADVAYNSVAFAETTLMKGFTTVRDLGGSGINISLRDAINKGKLVGPRIFTAGKSIATTGGHADPTNGGNAAFMGNPGPREGVADGADQAREAVRHRYKNGADCIKITATGGVLSVAKNGSNPQFTVEEIKAITSTAADYGFHVAAHAHGDEGMRRAVEGGVKTIEHGTYMSEETMDLMKKMNCYLVPTITAGKEVAMKAEEDGFYPDIVVPKAKAVGPQIQGTFGRAYKRGVPIVFGTDAGVFKHGKNAMEFGYMVEAGMPAMEAIQSATITPAKILQMEDQIGQVQKGFFADIIAVSDNPEKNVATLNDVKFVMKDGEVYKD
- a CDS encoding ABC1 kinase family protein, which produces MKTLDKIPTSKISRTTELVKTGVKIGGNYLKYYSKKAVYPGMDRSELDENNASDIYDGLKSLKGSALKVAQMLSMDKSLLPGAYVEKFSLAQFSVPPLSAPLVRKTFKRYQGAFPEEIYDTFSKDSINAASIGQVHKATKNGKELAVKIQYPGVADSISSDLAMVKPIAIKMFNLKGEDSKRYFAEVEDKLLEETDYNLEVEQSIAITEACSHIPHLHFPEYYPDLSSKRIITMDWMNGQHLSEFALTEFAQETGNKLGQTLWDFYMFQMHGLKAVHADPHPGNFLISENNELIAIDFGCIKQIPDEFYQPYFELAVPASINNPEIFEQKLYQLEILREDDSEKEVKYFSALFHEMLSLFTKPFQEETFNFADESFWDQISSLSEKYSNDKELRKMNGNRGSKHFLYINRTFFGLYNLLHDLKATVNTRDYVQYLKDKGFKNHPAL